In Sphingobacterium zeae, one genomic interval encodes:
- a CDS encoding RagB/SusD family nutrient uptake outer membrane protein, whose product MKSTLYTSCRQLSFLGLLFMALEGCSVDLIPQDRIAEEKVWADPNSAELYVSGIYAEFKKFQFGQFPNLGYDNAMDALADGMKFTSNTAGNGTVNILVSNSNQFSSASVGLNYWASGYERIRRINEMINGINTKSSLSDAQKQVYEAEGRFVRAYAYFWLVKIHGSVILFKSMDQYTEKDHERSSEEAVYDFILEDLQYAVDHLPLNNLAGRATQGAAYTLMARVGLYAGSIAKYDLKQFNQDPLTGISQARSAEYFKKSADAAQKVIDMANGGLYALDDNFASIFTNKNTKEAIFRVDFAAPDVTHQYDLGYAPPRDAPGNTLVYGVPTAELVNEFEMADGSKFSWQNAAQAAAPYTNREPRFYATILYNGATWKGRTLNTSTTDAIEGFTTFGASGDPKRTVTGYYVRKMLDPTNTTFVQNKSTQSWIEMRYAEVLLIMAEAKAQLGDFASATTYINQLRQKRGLNALSLANNNQAMAAVEHERKVELAFEGHRFWDLRRWRKAHILLDNVKFTGHKISPNGTGLTYEVVSADATNRSFSTKLYYLPIPENEVQLNGALTQIKGW is encoded by the coding sequence ATGAAATCAACTCTATATACCAGCTGTCGGCAGCTTTCATTTTTAGGCCTGTTGTTTATGGCGTTGGAAGGTTGTTCTGTCGATCTAATTCCACAGGACCGGATCGCAGAAGAGAAAGTATGGGCTGACCCCAATTCGGCAGAACTATATGTGTCGGGTATCTATGCTGAATTTAAAAAATTCCAGTTTGGTCAATTTCCCAATTTAGGCTATGACAACGCAATGGATGCCTTAGCCGATGGAATGAAATTTACCTCAAATACGGCTGGGAATGGTACCGTCAATATTCTTGTATCCAACTCAAACCAGTTTTCTTCCGCAAGTGTGGGCCTGAATTATTGGGCGAGCGGATATGAACGTATCCGTCGTATCAATGAAATGATCAATGGGATTAATACCAAGTCGAGCCTTTCCGATGCGCAAAAACAGGTTTATGAGGCTGAGGGCAGGTTCGTGAGAGCATATGCTTATTTCTGGCTGGTAAAGATCCATGGAAGCGTGATTCTATTCAAGAGTATGGATCAGTATACTGAAAAAGATCACGAACGCTCGAGTGAGGAAGCCGTTTATGATTTTATCCTGGAGGATCTCCAATATGCGGTGGATCATCTTCCGCTCAACAATCTTGCTGGCCGGGCTACCCAGGGCGCGGCCTATACCTTGATGGCACGTGTAGGACTGTATGCAGGCTCTATTGCTAAATATGATCTCAAGCAGTTCAATCAGGATCCTTTGACGGGCATTTCACAGGCGAGGAGCGCGGAGTATTTTAAAAAATCAGCCGATGCAGCGCAAAAAGTCATCGATATGGCTAATGGGGGACTCTATGCCTTGGACGATAATTTTGCAAGCATTTTTACCAATAAAAATACAAAGGAAGCAATCTTTCGGGTAGATTTTGCAGCACCTGATGTCACGCATCAATACGACCTGGGCTATGCCCCACCTCGAGATGCTCCGGGTAATACATTGGTTTATGGTGTACCAACGGCTGAATTGGTCAATGAATTTGAAATGGCTGACGGATCCAAATTCTCCTGGCAGAATGCTGCGCAGGCAGCGGCTCCCTATACAAATCGTGAACCTCGTTTCTATGCGACGATCTTATACAATGGTGCAACCTGGAAAGGAAGAACACTGAATACGTCGACGACCGATGCGATAGAAGGATTTACAACATTTGGCGCGAGTGGTGACCCCAAACGTACCGTTACGGGATACTATGTACGCAAAATGCTTGATCCTACAAATACGACATTCGTTCAAAATAAAAGTACACAAAGCTGGATCGAAATGCGCTATGCCGAGGTCTTGTTGATTATGGCGGAAGCGAAAGCGCAATTGGGCGATTTTGCCTCAGCGACAACCTACATCAATCAGCTCCGCCAGAAACGTGGACTTAATGCTCTTAGCCTTGCCAACAATAATCAGGCAATGGCCGCTGTAGAGCATGAGCGTAAAGTTGAACTCGCTTTCGAGGGACACCGTTTTTGGGATTTGCGCCGTTGGCGAAAAGCTCACATCCTGTTGGATAATGTGAAGTTTACAGGGCATAAGATCAGTCCGAACGGAACAGGATTAACATACGAGGTTGTCTCAGCAGACGCAACCAACAGAAGTTTCAGTACAAAATTATATTATCTGCCCATACCTGAAAATGAAGTGCAGTTGAATGGTGCGTTGACTCAAATTAAAGGTTGGTAA
- a CDS encoding DUF5018 domain-containing protein, whose translation MDKIKFYSLWACAILLGGCQKPNYLERNVKNQLMDFYATIDGKGQDRLFLSTISNDTVYLHVDYYYPIDSDNEVDLSRLMLRASVPADAQVTPGLNGFTDLTAPKKITVTSGNGDAKDYVVIAEKKGNTDISGVKITFKDSEQKVNEVEGILNGNTVTFYVVPGMDLSQSTLSYVINKHSSGSIASGGQVNLANGAEVPLTISGAGNIKRQLKLVVKEPVKLEKGVGISRRLFLKKAADLGFTANSETSCFVSGDYLVIVSRTSPSVFKVYNRFTGAYSHNLTNPFPAGRLIFQGVSDEKGRFMLGTYTPNGQSFVLYKYKDVFDTSPVKLLDLLYSKPAAVAAGDGNIGRKLNWVGDMDGNGQLLASVATSRYLLRWTVENGQIKSTAADVLEYKDGAASLGFLPEYLPLGVGANAELIASTNAELAYVSGSTWGRLAAFPAITGTAMNGGIAFQRFNSADILAQVKLFGSNEIGQMYVYDISDRARIGTTLSSPTYNQLRVYESELFTGGTNGNATSDICMGTSENGQRLQVYMLTTFGYLVAQEFTIYADSN comes from the coding sequence ATGGACAAAATAAAATTTTATAGTTTATGGGCCTGTGCGATCCTTTTGGGAGGATGTCAAAAACCTAATTATCTGGAGCGGAATGTGAAAAATCAATTGATGGATTTTTACGCTACGATTGATGGGAAAGGGCAAGATCGACTTTTTCTGAGTACGATCAGCAACGATACGGTGTATTTGCACGTAGATTATTATTATCCGATCGATTCGGACAATGAAGTAGATCTTTCGCGACTGATGTTGCGTGCTTCCGTTCCAGCTGATGCCCAGGTGACGCCGGGATTAAATGGATTTACAGACTTGACGGCACCCAAGAAAATTACTGTCACCTCGGGAAACGGTGACGCAAAGGACTATGTGGTCATTGCCGAGAAGAAAGGCAATACGGATATTTCGGGAGTCAAAATTACATTCAAAGACAGCGAACAAAAGGTCAATGAGGTTGAGGGGATCCTAAACGGGAATACGGTGACGTTTTATGTGGTGCCGGGCATGGATCTTTCACAATCTACGCTGAGTTACGTTATTAATAAGCATTCCAGTGGTTCAATAGCAAGCGGTGGTCAGGTCAATTTGGCAAACGGTGCAGAAGTACCCCTGACGATTTCTGGAGCCGGAAATATCAAGCGGCAGCTCAAATTGGTTGTTAAAGAACCTGTCAAACTTGAAAAAGGGGTGGGCATTAGTCGGCGCTTGTTCCTGAAGAAAGCGGCAGACTTGGGCTTCACTGCAAATAGTGAAACGTCCTGTTTTGTGAGTGGCGATTACTTGGTGATTGTGAGCCGGACTTCACCATCTGTATTTAAGGTGTACAACCGTTTCACAGGAGCTTATTCCCATAACCTAACAAATCCTTTCCCGGCAGGTCGCTTGATCTTCCAAGGTGTGAGCGATGAAAAAGGACGATTTATGCTAGGAACTTATACGCCGAATGGACAGAGCTTTGTGTTATACAAATACAAAGATGTTTTTGATACCAGTCCTGTCAAGTTATTGGATCTACTTTATAGCAAACCTGCTGCGGTAGCTGCCGGCGATGGCAATATCGGTCGTAAACTTAACTGGGTAGGGGATATGGACGGAAACGGTCAGTTACTTGCTTCGGTTGCAACCAGTCGTTACCTACTGCGTTGGACAGTCGAAAATGGCCAGATAAAATCTACCGCTGCCGATGTCCTGGAATATAAGGATGGTGCGGCATCATTAGGCTTTCTACCGGAATATCTTCCTTTAGGGGTCGGCGCTAACGCCGAACTGATCGCGAGCACTAACGCCGAACTTGCTTATGTTTCGGGAAGTACATGGGGGCGGCTAGCAGCATTCCCGGCAATTACCGGTACTGCCATGAATGGTGGTATCGCCTTTCAGCGTTTTAACAGTGCAGATATTTTGGCTCAGGTCAAATTGTTTGGAAGCAATGAGATCGGGCAGATGTATGTCTATGATATTAGCGATCGAGCCCGCATTGGTACCACACTGAGTTCACCTACCTATAACCAATTGCGTGTTTATGAGTCGGAACTGTTTACTGGCGGTACCAACGGTAATGCAACCAGCGACATCTGTATGGGAACCTCAGAAAATGGACAAAGGCTTCAGGTGTATATGTTGACAACCTTTGGTTATCTCGTTGCGCAGGAGTTTACAATTTATGCCGATTCAAATTAA
- a CDS encoding alpha/beta hydrolase family protein: MPKIHLLDYFPSKLISVKRIRFNMLLSLMVLYFIPYPQNAKAQQSDWLTKDIIFGSEGIQLAGSILQPKHARAAIVLVHGSGQEKRMTEFASFLARNGIAVFTYDKRGVGKSEGIYAGPEVGTNNIDSANLNLLAKDAQEAVTTFRQQLDNPNIPIGLLGFSQAGWIIPLAANKNPLIDFFVLYSGAVIPAREQLRFQFFTNGRKDFWDKHTETEARQHVMNDPDRYQFINTDPVASLKTTAAPGLWLFGSQDIQIPVGLSIERLNALKAQGKPFEYCLFPALDHNTNLSASDEPSAIALQWIKSRTKLKFTPSPPVQENHKNTKILGVHKN, encoded by the coding sequence ATGCCTAAGATCCATTTATTAGACTATTTTCCGTCGAAGCTCATTTCGGTAAAAAGGATCAGATTCAACATGCTGCTATCGTTGATGGTTCTATATTTTATACCCTATCCACAGAATGCAAAAGCCCAACAATCAGATTGGTTAACAAAAGATATCATATTTGGGAGTGAGGGCATTCAATTGGCAGGTTCCATACTTCAGCCTAAACATGCCCGTGCGGCCATTGTCCTTGTTCACGGCTCTGGGCAAGAGAAAAGGATGACGGAGTTCGCTTCATTTTTAGCCCGAAATGGTATCGCTGTATTTACCTATGACAAACGCGGGGTTGGAAAATCGGAGGGAATCTATGCGGGCCCTGAGGTTGGTACAAATAATATTGACTCCGCTAACCTCAACCTGCTTGCAAAAGATGCACAGGAGGCTGTAACAACTTTCCGTCAACAACTGGACAACCCGAATATTCCAATCGGACTGTTGGGATTTAGTCAAGCAGGATGGATCATCCCGTTGGCGGCCAACAAAAATCCATTGATCGACTTTTTTGTCTTGTATAGTGGTGCAGTAATTCCGGCACGCGAACAGCTCCGATTTCAGTTTTTCACAAACGGAAGAAAAGACTTTTGGGATAAACATACGGAAACTGAGGCTCGTCAACATGTGATGAATGATCCAGACCGTTATCAATTTATCAATACCGATCCAGTCGCATCGCTAAAAACGACAGCTGCACCTGGACTTTGGCTGTTCGGTTCGCAGGATATTCAAATACCGGTAGGCTTATCCATAGAACGTCTCAATGCATTGAAAGCGCAGGGAAAACCGTTCGAGTATTGCCTATTCCCAGCACTAGATCACAACACAAACCTTTCAGCCTCGGATGAACCAAGTGCTATTGCACTTCAATGGATTAAGAGCAGGACTAAACTCAAATTCACTCCTTCTCCTCCCGTACAAGAAAATCATAAGAATACCAAAATTTTAGGTGTCCATAAGAATTGA
- a CDS encoding helix-turn-helix domain-containing protein, with protein sequence MPNYPLALKWITFCAGNVKVCGSHVEHQGFLFKLWRVTNYTIQVKNNEKFVFTLLQSKGGIHLIDQKKYPLESYQIHLIFPGQSSSFSCMEETTAYQFKLSRQNFEKLCLCLPINMKLLMHHPIIDITEYQFEILRNDLQQIGSELSRIQPLFPLLGNRASISLQEISRILMDRIGYPQSSSLSVTLNKFLELIELHYKEQHDVAYYADALNMTENALRKLTKYHMSVAPLKLIHLRLLREAKRLLRAAPNPIKATMIELGFQDLSTFSHFFKKRTKMSPSAYQQKYFPPKNS encoded by the coding sequence GTGCCAAATTATCCTCTCGCATTAAAATGGATTACATTCTGTGCCGGCAATGTAAAAGTTTGTGGTTCACATGTAGAACATCAAGGTTTTTTATTCAAATTATGGAGGGTTACAAATTACACCATTCAAGTTAAGAATAATGAAAAATTTGTATTTACTTTATTGCAATCAAAAGGTGGTATTCATCTAATTGACCAGAAAAAATATCCGTTAGAAAGCTATCAAATTCATTTAATTTTTCCAGGACAGTCAAGTTCCTTCTCTTGTATGGAAGAGACCACTGCTTATCAGTTTAAACTCTCTAGACAAAATTTCGAAAAGCTATGTCTTTGCCTTCCTATCAATATGAAGTTACTAATGCATCACCCTATAATAGACATCACGGAATACCAATTTGAAATACTACGTAACGATTTACAACAAATAGGATCGGAACTTTCTCGAATTCAACCGCTATTTCCACTTTTAGGGAATCGTGCATCAATTAGCTTACAGGAAATTAGTCGGATTCTGATGGATCGGATTGGATATCCCCAATCGTCATCCCTTTCAGTAACTTTAAATAAATTCCTGGAGTTGATCGAGCTACATTACAAGGAGCAACATGATGTTGCCTATTATGCAGATGCGCTTAATATGACTGAAAATGCACTTAGGAAGCTCACTAAATACCATATGAGTGTTGCTCCACTTAAATTGATACACCTGCGCTTATTAAGAGAAGCTAAGCGTCTACTAAGGGCTGCGCCCAATCCAATCAAGGCGACCATGATTGAACTCGGCTTTCAAGACCTGTCTACATTCTCGCATTTTTTCAAGAAACGAACAAAAATGTCTCCATCAGCATATCAACAAAAATACTTCCCGCCTAAAAATTCTTAA